The following are from one region of the Amedibacterium intestinale genome:
- a CDS encoding polysaccharide deacetylase: MKHTKNPTRKALLFSILILFLIVLGYKLYKLVSFPLLLKDTHITIEIGEPFHPEENIKAVLFGDKNSVKEKGKIQTDKLGTYPFTYVYKDKEYLVEVEVVDTTPPVFEVVPLDIDAGMKVSANSAVKNIKDKTKTTVSFKEDYDFKAPGTIEVCVIVRDEGGNTSEKTTKATIVLDKEKPVLKGVEDITIYPQSSFDLKKGIAVTDNRDPNAKLEIDKNNFDSSKPGVYTIEYSARDRSGNTTMKKRIITVKSNENTNSNEQNKEKIVYLTFDDGPSVNTAKILDILDQYHVKATFFVIGGNSSYYPLIKEAHQRGHTIALHSYSHDYGYIYSSVDAYFKDLEKIGNIVKQQIGFVPKYIRFPGGSSNTISKNYSSGIMSILSEEVQKRGYQYYDWNWDSSDAAGNNRPVSSIVASATGGQSNKLNILFHDAGAKSTTVEALPQIIEFYQKRGYRFEGIHDDSYIPHHNINN, translated from the coding sequence ATGAAACATACGAAAAATCCAACAAGAAAAGCGTTACTTTTTTCTATTCTCATTCTTTTCTTAATTGTTTTAGGATACAAGCTGTATAAACTGGTTTCTTTCCCTTTGCTTTTAAAAGATACCCATATAACAATAGAAATTGGAGAACCGTTTCATCCAGAAGAAAATATAAAAGCTGTGCTGTTTGGTGATAAAAACAGTGTAAAAGAAAAGGGTAAAATTCAAACTGATAAATTAGGAACCTATCCCTTTACTTACGTATATAAAGATAAAGAGTATCTTGTTGAAGTAGAAGTCGTAGATACCACTCCTCCTGTATTTGAAGTTGTTCCTTTGGATATTGATGCAGGTATGAAGGTTTCCGCAAATAGTGCAGTAAAAAATATCAAAGATAAAACTAAAACAACAGTATCCTTTAAAGAAGATTACGATTTTAAAGCACCTGGTACGATTGAAGTATGTGTCATAGTTCGAGATGAAGGTGGAAATACAAGCGAGAAAACTACAAAAGCAACAATTGTTCTAGATAAAGAAAAACCTGTATTAAAAGGAGTAGAAGATATTACTATATACCCTCAATCATCTTTTGACCTAAAAAAAGGAATTGCAGTAACAGATAATCGAGATCCGAATGCAAAGTTAGAAATTGATAAAAACAATTTTGACAGTTCTAAACCTGGAGTATATACCATTGAATATAGTGCACGTGATCGAAGTGGCAATACAACAATGAAAAAACGTATAATTACAGTAAAATCGAATGAAAATACAAATTCAAATGAACAAAACAAAGAAAAAATCGTCTATTTAACATTTGATGACGGACCATCTGTGAACACCGCAAAAATACTAGACATTTTAGATCAATATCATGTGAAGGCAACTTTCTTCGTAATTGGAGGAAACTCCTCTTATTATCCATTGATAAAAGAAGCCCATCAAAGAGGTCATACAATTGCTCTTCATAGTTATTCTCATGATTATGGATACATTTACAGTTCTGTAGATGCCTATTTTAAGGATTTAGAAAAAATTGGGAATATAGTAAAACAACAGATTGGCTTTGTACCAAAATACATTCGTTTCCCAGGAGGTTCTTCCAATACAATTAGTAAAAATTATTCATCAGGAATCATGAGTATTTTAAGCGAAGAAGTGCAAAAAAGAGGTTATCAATATTATGACTGGAACTGGGATTCCAGTGACGCAGCTGGAAACAATCGTCCAGTTAGCTCAATCGTAGCCAGTGCAACAGGTGGACAAAGCAATAAGTTAAACATTTTATTCCATGATGCAGGAGCAAAATCTACAACAGTAGAAGCTTTACCACAAATTATAGAGTTCTACCAAAAAAGAGGATACCGATTTGAAGGAATCCATGATGATTCCTATATTCCTCATCACAATATAAACAACTGA
- a CDS encoding DUF6431 domain-containing protein: MITFNNFSLKYISQKSYDDYISKIELSSITCPCCSHLGFHFHAYYKRSLLTHNGIITLKICRIICPHCHKTHAILPVSLIPYTRLLASDVIEIILDHDTDKDHSNLFLDPVYFYSIFHRYHSFLLNISYFPSITDFFVFHIHRFHRNFAQLRGFLFIPT; encoded by the coding sequence ATGATAACATTTAATAACTTTTCTCTCAAGTACATATCTCAAAAATCTTATGACGACTATATTTCTAAGATCGAACTTTCTTCCATCACATGTCCATGCTGTTCTCATCTTGGATTTCATTTTCATGCTTATTATAAAAGATCTTTACTTACACATAATGGTATTATTACCTTAAAGATATGCAGGATTATTTGTCCTCACTGTCACAAGACTCACGCCATCCTTCCTGTTTCTTTAATTCCTTACACCAGACTCCTGGCTTCTGATGTAATAGAAATCATTCTCGATCACGATACTGATAAAGATCATTCTAACCTTTTTCTTGATCCAGTTTACTTTTACTCCATCTTTCATCGATATCATTCCTTTTTACTGAATATTTCCTATTTCCCTTCAATTACTGATTTTTTCGTCTTTCATATTCATAGATTTCATAGAAATTTTGCTCAGTTGCGCGGCTTTCTTTTCATTCCCACATAG
- a CDS encoding ISL3 family transposase: MKNDTTSASISDDYILHLFHLQKEQIDSFQVNHQDDGVHVRIKLTPKTTSCPVCGFPTSKVKSYVHKRITHSMLNTEACYIDYQARRYICPACNKTFYEDNPFTFKGMKISLLTVYNVLRDLKNPADTFKSVAQRNHISSTSAMSIFDRHVQISRRKLPEYLNIDEVYSFKSENSSYVCVLLDFNSQNVIDLLPGRKKSELINYFSFIPREERCAVKAVSIDLWETYRIVAKMMFPNAAIAADKFHLIQELNRRVDKVRLRTMNQLKNYKLMDLKNADAASIEKAERMRKQYYLYKKFNWLLFTNDPAYTDPNREKKYNKVLQGYYNYNDILHYMCLYNPELEEAMNLKDRMIYFYKNSDLDNARKDINELISAFRDCKVPEISSFANTMTRWKTEIINSFIVTNEHGRKINSGIIENRNRTIKCIKHNSNGYTNWKRFRNRVLYVLNKDTTYHLYPKEGENENEQ; encoded by the coding sequence ATGAAAAACGATACTACTTCTGCGTCCATCAGTGACGACTATATCCTTCATCTCTTTCATCTCCAGAAAGAACAGATAGATTCTTTCCAGGTAAATCATCAGGATGATGGTGTTCATGTAAGGATCAAGCTTACCCCAAAGACTACTTCATGTCCTGTCTGCGGCTTTCCCACTTCCAAGGTAAAAAGCTATGTACATAAACGCATAACACATTCCATGCTGAATACGGAAGCCTGCTATATCGATTACCAGGCCAGACGCTATATCTGCCCTGCATGTAATAAGACTTTCTATGAGGACAATCCTTTTACTTTCAAGGGAATGAAGATCTCTTTATTGACCGTATATAATGTCCTTCGAGATCTGAAAAACCCTGCCGATACATTTAAAAGCGTTGCACAGAGAAATCATATATCCTCTACTTCTGCCATGTCCATCTTTGACAGGCATGTCCAGATATCCAGAAGAAAACTTCCTGAATATCTGAATATCGACGAAGTCTACAGTTTCAAATCTGAAAACAGTTCCTATGTATGTGTCCTTCTGGATTTCAACTCCCAAAATGTCATCGATCTTCTTCCAGGCAGGAAAAAGTCCGAACTCATCAATTACTTTTCTTTCATTCCCCGAGAAGAAAGATGTGCTGTAAAGGCCGTATCTATTGATTTATGGGAAACCTACAGGATCGTCGCAAAGATGATGTTCCCCAATGCCGCCATAGCTGCGGATAAATTCCATCTCATCCAGGAACTGAACAGAAGAGTAGACAAGGTGCGTCTGCGTACGATGAATCAGTTAAAGAACTATAAGCTCATGGATCTGAAAAATGCAGATGCAGCTTCGATAGAAAAAGCTGAAAGAATGCGTAAACAGTATTACCTTTATAAAAAATTCAACTGGCTTCTCTTCACAAACGATCCTGCATATACAGATCCAAATAGAGAAAAGAAATATAATAAAGTACTTCAGGGATACTATAACTATAACGATATCCTGCATTATATGTGTTTGTATAACCCTGAACTTGAAGAAGCCATGAATCTGAAAGACAGGATGATATATTTCTATAAGAACAGTGATCTTGATAATGCAAGAAAAGATATCAATGAACTGATCAGTGCTTTCAGGGATTGTAAAGTACCTGAAATATCATCCTTTGCGAATACGATGACCAGATGGAAGACTGAAATAATAAATTCTTTTATCGTCACGAATGAACATGGAAGAAAGATAAACAGCGGGATCATAGAAAACAGAAACAGGACGATCAAATGTATCAAGCACAATTCCAATGGATATACCAATTGGAAACGATTCCGAAACAGAGTGCTTTATGTACTGAATAAAGATACCACTTATCACTTATACCCTAAGGAAGGAGAAAATGAAAATGAACAATAA
- a CDS encoding DAK2 domain-containing protein yields MEMINGHIFKDMLASGANNLSNKFTEIDALNVFPVPDGDTGTNMSLTFNAGVKDALACSSEDVCDIAKVLSKGLLMGARGNSGVITSQIFRGLYQGMDGMKEVNGFQLANALVMGSRVAYKAVMRPVEGTILTVVREAADYTYAYATSIEDVTCLQVMEKMLDEAKKSLDRTPELLPVLAEVGVVDSGGAGLVTIFEGFVSALKGVVIEKEEAKESKEVAGAALESEEYGYCTEFIIRLSESAQRTFEEETLRDSLARIGNSIVCVRDDDIVKVHVHTLTPGDALNMGLRYGSFAKLKVENMQEQHEEIMMNASVEKEVKEEKPRQKYAIITVAAGDGLKDMFKELRADYVISGGQTMNPSTEDFVEAIHQLNAEHIIILPNNSNIVMAAQQAALVCEDQNIEVIPTKSIPQGLSACIMFNPDVDFETNLSEMKEAVSMVKTGQVTYAIKDTTFEGMEIKSGDYMGILEKDIIVSLQDKMETTRQLLDRMLDDESEIVTLIYGEDINEEEAEEVAAYIEDKFDVEVEVNNGMQPVYSFIIGVE; encoded by the coding sequence ATGGAAATGATAAATGGACATATATTCAAAGATATGCTGGCTAGCGGAGCCAACAATCTTTCTAATAAATTTACAGAAATTGATGCATTAAATGTTTTTCCAGTGCCTGATGGTGATACTGGAACAAATATGTCTTTGACATTTAATGCAGGTGTAAAAGATGCTTTGGCTTGCTCAAGTGAAGATGTATGTGATATTGCGAAAGTGTTGTCAAAGGGGCTTTTGATGGGAGCTCGTGGAAACTCTGGTGTTATCACATCACAGATTTTTAGAGGATTGTATCAAGGTATGGATGGCATGAAGGAAGTAAACGGCTTTCAGCTTGCCAATGCTTTGGTAATGGGATCAAGAGTTGCTTATAAAGCTGTTATGCGTCCTGTAGAAGGAACGATCCTAACCGTTGTTAGAGAAGCTGCGGACTATACATATGCTTATGCGACATCTATTGAAGATGTCACATGCTTACAGGTAATGGAAAAAATGCTGGATGAAGCGAAAAAATCACTGGATCGTACACCAGAATTATTGCCAGTGCTTGCAGAAGTTGGTGTAGTTGATAGCGGTGGTGCAGGTTTAGTTACAATTTTTGAAGGCTTTGTATCTGCATTAAAAGGCGTTGTAATTGAAAAAGAAGAAGCAAAAGAAAGTAAAGAAGTAGCTGGTGCTGCACTTGAAAGTGAAGAATATGGTTATTGTACAGAATTTATTATTCGTTTAAGTGAAAGTGCACAGCGTACTTTTGAAGAAGAAACATTAAGAGATTCTTTAGCAAGAATCGGAAATTCTATTGTATGTGTACGAGACGATGATATTGTAAAAGTTCACGTGCATACACTAACTCCTGGTGATGCATTGAATATGGGGCTTCGTTATGGAAGTTTTGCGAAATTAAAAGTTGAAAACATGCAGGAACAGCATGAAGAAATTATGATGAATGCATCTGTAGAAAAAGAAGTTAAGGAAGAAAAACCTAGACAGAAATATGCAATTATTACTGTTGCGGCAGGTGATGGATTAAAAGATATGTTTAAAGAGCTAAGAGCAGATTATGTGATTAGCGGAGGCCAGACAATGAATCCTTCTACAGAAGATTTCGTAGAGGCAATTCATCAGTTAAATGCAGAACATATCATTATTTTACCAAATAACTCTAACATCGTTATGGCAGCACAGCAGGCAGCTCTTGTATGTGAAGATCAAAATATTGAAGTTATTCCTACGAAATCAATACCACAGGGATTGAGTGCATGTATTATGTTTAATCCTGATGTTGACTTTGAAACAAACCTTTCTGAAATGAAGGAAGCTGTTTCTATGGTAAAAACAGGACAGGTTACGTATGCAATCAAAGATACGACATTTGAAGGTATGGAAATCAAATCTGGAGATTACATGGGTATCTTAGAAAAAGATATCATTGTATCTCTTCAAGATAAAATGGAAACAACACGTCAGTTGCTGGATCGTATGCTGGATGATGAAAGTGAAATTGTTACGCTTATCTATGGTGAAGATATAAATGAAGAAGAAGCTGAAGAAGTAGCTGCGTACATTGAAGATAAATTTGATGTAGAAGTTGAAGTAAACAATGGTATGCAACCGGTATATAGCTTTATCATAGGTGTAGAATAA
- a CDS encoding Asp23/Gls24 family envelope stress response protein: MSISKSTQYGNINISIDAIASLAGGVVSECYGVVGMASQKFLKDGIAELLKKENYAKGVVVRKKEDALELDVYIVVSYGVKISEVVHEVQTRIKYVLEKSLELEFKKVNVYVQDVKVMK; this comes from the coding sequence ATGTCAATTTCTAAAAGTACACAGTATGGAAATATCAATATTTCTATTGATGCTATTGCATCTTTGGCTGGTGGAGTAGTTAGTGAGTGTTATGGTGTTGTTGGTATGGCGTCACAGAAATTCCTGAAAGATGGAATTGCGGAACTTTTGAAAAAAGAGAATTATGCAAAAGGTGTTGTAGTCCGTAAAAAAGAAGATGCTTTGGAACTAGATGTATATATCGTTGTTTCTTATGGAGTGAAAATTAGTGAAGTCGTACATGAAGTACAGACTCGTATCAAATATGTACTGGAAAAAAGCCTGGAACTGGAATTTAAAAAAGTAAATGTCTATGTTCAGGATGTTAAGGTAATGAAGTAG
- a CDS encoding cell division protein FtsQ/DivIB: MEEVENLLYDDVEAKFLKLENKKKKRKRRNRKIRMMVLAFLIVAGIVYFGSDVSKIKVLKITGNQFYTEDQIKQLANVSEKSRNLLHPSFLLEWKLKRNDLIEDVKVDKTFHGEVSIAIQETKILGYYVANDKSYLLLEDGSSKEIKEENLNSIIYFPYIDGFSEEELKNLAKAFRTSGKEVESEMISMISEILPHKESYDEHMVKIVMQDGNTIYASYDSLGLLNAYKSALKDLKGKKVCVFMDAQTESLTTENCSSFK, translated from the coding sequence TTGGAAGAAGTAGAAAATCTTTTATACGATGATGTAGAAGCAAAGTTTTTGAAACTGGAGAATAAAAAGAAAAAAAGGAAAAGAAGAAATAGAAAAATTCGAATGATGGTGTTAGCGTTCCTGATAGTTGCTGGTATAGTTTATTTTGGCAGTGATGTTTCTAAAATAAAGGTGCTGAAAATTACAGGAAATCAATTTTATACGGAAGATCAAATCAAACAATTGGCAAATGTATCAGAGAAAAGCCGAAATTTACTTCATCCATCTTTCTTGCTGGAATGGAAATTAAAGCGTAATGATTTAATAGAAGATGTTAAAGTAGACAAAACATTTCATGGGGAAGTAAGTATTGCGATACAAGAAACGAAAATTTTAGGCTATTATGTAGCAAATGATAAGAGTTATCTTTTATTGGAAGATGGATCTTCTAAAGAAATAAAAGAAGAAAATTTGAATTCTATTATTTATTTTCCGTATATAGATGGTTTTTCTGAAGAAGAGTTGAAAAATCTGGCAAAAGCTTTTCGGACAAGTGGCAAAGAGGTTGAAAGTGAAATGATATCCATGATTTCAGAGATTTTACCACATAAAGAGAGTTATGATGAACATATGGTAAAAATTGTAATGCAGGATGGCAATACGATTTATGCTTCCTATGACTCTTTAGGACTTTTAAATGCTTATAAGAGTGCTTTAAAAGATTTAAAAGGAAAAAAAGTATGTGTTTTTATGGATGCACAGACAGAATCTTTAACAACAGAGAACTGCAGTTCTTTTAAATAA
- the murB gene encoding UDP-N-acetylmuramate dehydrogenase, with amino-acid sequence MIVKKRLDTYADVEEQVSLKTRTTFRIGGNCRYFIYPKNEICFLRILQILKEENISWKIFGKGSNILCSDDDFDGAVICLDRYMSDFYFEEDGSVMAQAGCSIILLAHEAMKRSFSGLEFASGIPGTVGGAVYMNAGAYKSDMAAVLQEVYVYKDGAISCMKKEELDFAYRHSIFQTHSDWVVLGCRIKLNEGNQKEIRDLMDSRRKRRMDAQPLNKPCAGSTFRNPVEKQAWQLIDEAQLRGARIGGAMVSMKHSNFIVNEENATAKDVLALIEKIQKTVKEQTGIELRCEVEMFNWKK; translated from the coding sequence ATGATAGTAAAAAAACGTTTAGATACTTATGCAGATGTGGAAGAGCAGGTGTCCTTAAAAACACGAACAACGTTTCGTATAGGAGGAAACTGTCGATATTTCATATATCCAAAAAATGAAATCTGTTTTTTACGCATACTGCAGATTTTAAAAGAAGAAAATATTTCTTGGAAGATATTTGGAAAAGGAAGTAATATTTTATGCAGTGACGATGACTTTGATGGCGCTGTAATTTGTTTAGACCGTTATATGAGTGATTTTTATTTTGAAGAAGATGGAAGTGTTATGGCGCAGGCTGGATGCAGCATCATTCTTTTGGCACATGAAGCCATGAAGCGCTCTTTTAGCGGACTAGAATTTGCCAGTGGTATTCCTGGAACTGTAGGCGGTGCAGTTTATATGAATGCGGGTGCATATAAAAGTGATATGGCGGCTGTTTTACAGGAAGTTTATGTATATAAAGATGGTGCTATTTCATGCATGAAAAAAGAGGAACTGGACTTTGCTTATCGTCATTCCATTTTTCAAACGCATAGTGATTGGGTCGTTTTGGGATGTAGAATCAAATTAAATGAAGGAAATCAAAAAGAAATTCGAGATTTGATGGATTCCCGCAGAAAACGAAGAATGGATGCACAGCCTTTAAATAAACCATGTGCAGGAAGTACTTTTCGTAATCCAGTTGAAAAACAGGCATGGCAGCTTATTGATGAAGCACAGCTAAGAGGAGCTAGAATCGGAGGTGCTATGGTTTCTATGAAACATTCTAATTTCATCGTAAACGAAGAGAATGCCACAGCGAAGGATGTTCTTGCGTTAATTGAAAAAATTCAAAAAACAGTAAAAGAACAAACCGGAATAGAATTGCGTTGTGAAGTGGAGATGTTTAATTGGAAGAAGTAG
- the murG gene encoding undecaprenyldiphospho-muramoylpentapeptide beta-N-acetylglucosaminyltransferase: MRLLIATGGTGGHVYPAIALADAAKKRYSDIEILFVGNDDRMEASEVPAHGYAFKGLHASGLCGSVVNKMKALVLMANAYRKALKIIDEFKPDIAIGFGGYVSAPVMLAAHKKHVKTLIHEQNSVVGVSNKMVAKYMDAIIICYEKCYEEFGKEKTYFLGNPRATNAIQATFDEAYYRSLGLSMEKPLILVVMGSLGSSSVNKIMKDVLPKINRDYQILFVTGKNNYKEMKDVIKQDNIKVVDYVKQLSIIQKVDLIICRAGATTAAEITALGTPSILIPSPYVAHNHQLYNASVMVDKKAAMMIEEKDLNAENLSRKIELIMSNENLRKEMKKNAQAMGKPNASEDILDLFDKMK, from the coding sequence ATGAGATTATTGATAGCAACTGGAGGAACCGGAGGACATGTTTATCCGGCAATTGCTTTGGCAGATGCCGCTAAAAAACGTTATTCGGATATAGAGATTCTATTTGTTGGAAATGATGATAGAATGGAAGCCAGTGAAGTACCGGCTCATGGATACGCCTTTAAAGGACTGCATGCCAGTGGTTTATGCGGCAGTGTAGTGAATAAAATGAAAGCTTTGGTATTGATGGCGAATGCGTATCGCAAAGCATTGAAAATTATAGATGAATTTAAACCGGATATTGCGATTGGCTTTGGAGGGTATGTGAGTGCACCTGTTATGCTTGCTGCACATAAAAAACATGTAAAAACACTGATTCATGAACAGAATTCCGTTGTTGGAGTATCAAATAAAATGGTGGCAAAATATATGGATGCTATTATTATTTGTTATGAAAAATGTTATGAAGAGTTTGGAAAAGAAAAAACATATTTTCTTGGAAATCCAAGAGCCACAAACGCAATACAGGCAACATTTGATGAGGCATATTATCGCTCTTTGGGTTTGTCAATGGAGAAACCATTGATTTTAGTTGTAATGGGATCTTTGGGATCTAGCAGTGTCAACAAAATCATGAAAGATGTTCTTCCAAAAATTAATAGGGATTATCAGATTTTGTTTGTGACAGGAAAAAACAATTATAAAGAAATGAAAGATGTTATAAAGCAAGATAACATCAAAGTTGTAGATTATGTAAAACAGCTTTCGATTATACAGAAAGTAGATCTAATTATATGTCGTGCAGGAGCAACAACGGCTGCAGAAATTACGGCTTTGGGGACACCAAGCATCTTAATTCCAAGTCCGTATGTTGCACATAATCATCAGTTATATAATGCATCTGTCATGGTGGATAAAAAAGCAGCCATGATGATTGAAGAAAAAGATTTAAATGCGGAAAATTTAAGTCGTAAAATTGAACTGATTATGTCAAATGAAAATTTAAGAAAAGAAATGAAGAAGAATGCGCAGGCAATGGGAAAACCAAATGCCAGTGAAGATATATTAGATCTTTTTGATAAAATGAAATAA
- the ftsW gene encoding putative lipid II flippase FtsW: protein MFSKKCRTLCIELVILLCIGIAMVGSSSRLWAQAKFGDAHYFMNRQIIFALLGFVVMYVASRISLCKLRKYIKVIFWICTASLILVLIPGIGVLRNGSRSWFGVGSFLIQPSEFFKIAIILYVADFLSNRYRIKTFKKDLLVPFLLVGLGFGLILLQPDFGSGMVMVCSVVVMVLAADAPLSYFVRIGLLGVAGLSGLILSAPYRLARITSFLDPWKDPLGTGFQIIQSLFAIAPGGLLGAGFDNSMQKHFYLPEPQTDFIFAIFAEEFGFIGCVLLLGLFVAIIYQGVKIAKNTFDPYLCYVAIGLVSLFAIQVMINLGVVVGLFPVTGITLPLVSYGGSSLMVMMGSMGLLMSIANEE from the coding sequence ATGTTTTCTAAGAAATGCAGAACCTTATGTATAGAGCTTGTTATTTTACTTTGTATAGGGATTGCGATGGTGGGAAGCAGTTCTCGTTTATGGGCACAGGCAAAGTTTGGAGATGCTCATTATTTCATGAATCGACAAATAATTTTTGCATTGCTTGGTTTTGTAGTGATGTATGTAGCAAGTCGTATTTCTTTATGTAAGCTTCGAAAATATATAAAAGTTATTTTCTGGATTTGTACAGCATCTTTAATCCTTGTTTTGATACCGGGAATTGGTGTACTTCGAAATGGAAGCAGAAGCTGGTTTGGTGTAGGATCATTTCTAATTCAGCCTTCTGAATTTTTTAAGATTGCGATCATTTTATATGTAGCAGATTTTCTTTCTAATCGTTATCGCATTAAAACTTTTAAAAAAGATTTGCTTGTTCCTTTTTTACTTGTAGGACTTGGATTTGGACTCATTCTTTTACAGCCGGATTTTGGAAGTGGCATGGTTATGGTTTGTTCCGTTGTTGTCATGGTGCTTGCAGCTGATGCGCCTCTTTCTTATTTTGTTCGTATTGGCCTTCTAGGAGTAGCTGGTCTTAGTGGTCTTATTTTAAGTGCACCCTATCGTTTAGCAAGAATTACTTCTTTTTTAGATCCATGGAAAGATCCATTAGGCACAGGATTTCAAATTATTCAATCTCTTTTTGCGATTGCACCAGGAGGTCTTTTAGGTGCTGGATTTGATAATAGCATGCAGAAACATTTTTATCTTCCAGAACCGCAGACAGATTTTATTTTTGCCATTTTTGCAGAAGAGTTTGGATTTATAGGCTGTGTATTGCTTTTGGGATTGTTTGTTGCCATTATATATCAGGGAGTAAAGATAGCTAAAAATACGTTTGATCCATATTTATGCTATGTAGCTATTGGCTTGGTTTCCTTGTTTGCGATACAGGTTATGATCAACTTAGGTGTAGTTGTAGGTTTGTTTCCTGTGACGGGAATTACCTTGCCTTTAGTATCTTATGGAGGAAGTTCTTTAATGGTTATGATGGGTTCTATGGGTTTATTGATGAGTATTGCAAATGAAGAGTAA
- the srtB gene encoding class B sortase, with amino-acid sequence MSRQVSKKKKKIPMWKRMLYNFLLIIALGVFVYSAYQLVTIYYGAYKEDKANTELAKVANVDEKDDGLLDINWNDLKKKNEEIVAWIQIPGTKINYPVVHGSDNSFYLTHGADKQPYSSGAIFIDANAQKDFKDENTIIYGHNMWHDTMFTHIEKFKDKEFFDTHPYLYIYTPDKIYKCDIFSIHTTTSTSSSYDTQYASEEEYAKYLDMIQKQSDFKRDVKISSKDHIVSLSTCSYERNGESSELRYLLHARLNEIKNK; translated from the coding sequence ATGAGCAGGCAAGTAAGCAAGAAAAAGAAAAAAATTCCGATGTGGAAACGTATGCTATACAATTTTTTATTGATCATTGCATTAGGAGTCTTTGTGTATTCTGCTTATCAGTTGGTAACAATTTATTATGGTGCATATAAAGAAGATAAAGCAAATACAGAGCTGGCAAAAGTTGCGAATGTGGATGAAAAAGATGATGGACTTTTAGATATCAACTGGAACGATTTGAAGAAAAAGAATGAAGAAATTGTTGCGTGGATTCAAATTCCTGGCACCAAAATTAATTATCCAGTGGTACATGGAAGTGATAATTCTTTTTATTTGACACATGGTGCTGATAAACAGCCATATTCTTCTGGTGCAATCTTTATAGATGCGAATGCACAGAAAGATTTTAAAGATGAGAATACGATCATTTATGGGCATAATATGTGGCATGATACGATGTTTACTCATATTGAAAAATTCAAAGATAAGGAATTTTTTGATACACATCCATATTTATATATCTATACGCCTGATAAAATATACAAATGTGATATTTTCAGTATTCATACAACAACAAGTACTTCTTCTTCCTATGATACCCAATATGCCAGTGAAGAAGAGTATGCAAAATATTTGGATATGATACAGAAGCAGTCAGATTTTAAGCGAGATGTAAAAATCAGCAGCAAGGATCATATTGTCAGCTTAAGTACCTGTTCTTATGAAAGAAATGGAGAGTCTAGTGAACTTCGCTATTTGCTGCATGCACGTTTAAATGAAATCAAAAACAAATAA
- a CDS encoding autorepressor SdpR family transcription factor: MHMQDTFKALSDPTRREIIALLKDGKRSAGDIVAHFQTTNATISHHLSILKQADLISDEKIGKYIYYELNTSVLDDMIGWFTSLRGEKK, from the coding sequence ATGCACATGCAGGATACTTTTAAAGCACTAAGTGATCCTACCCGAAGAGAAATTATTGCACTTTTAAAAGATGGCAAGCGAAGTGCCGGAGATATTGTTGCTCATTTTCAAACAACAAATGCTACCATATCTCATCATCTATCGATTCTCAAACAGGCAGATCTTATTAGTGATGAAAAAATAGGTAAATATATTTATTATGAATTAAACACAAGTGTACTGGACGATATGATTGGCTGGTTCACATCATTGAGAGGTGAAAAAAAATGA